From the Methanoculleus caldifontis genome, the window TGTCCTTCGCGTCCTTCGCGGCTCGCACCTGCGGTGCTCAAGCTCGCTTCGCTCGCACTTCGCGTGAGGCTGTATCACTATTCTCACCCGTTAGAGCGCGTGACGCAACAGGTATTATAGGCGCCGGGTGCCGTCCGGGATGCCGCCCTCAGACCCTAGCGCATCACAAGGCATCCGCCGGTCACGTCGGCGAAGATCTCCATGAACTGCTCGGGGTGATTCAGGAACGCGACCGATCGCGGTCGCCCGATGAGGTCGTAGAGCCCGACTCCTCTCTCGATGCCGAGGTCGGGGACCTCCACCGGGTTGCAGTAGCGCACCGGCGGGGCGTCGGGGTAGCGGGGGTTCTTCACCAGCGCCCCGCCCTCCATCTCGTAGTAGGCGGCGCCCCGGAGTTCCCCGTACGGGCCGTAGTTGCTCGAGAACTCCGGCGAGACCAGGTTTGCCATCACGAGGTCCTCCCGTCCGGGGTTGATGGTGACGTGACCGTATCCCGGCGGGATCAGGATCTTGTCGCCGGCGGAGGCCTCGATCATCACCACGTCGTCGACGCTGCGGGTCTGGAGGAGGTAGTGCCCGGTTCCCTCCAGGACTTCGTAGATCTCCGGGTAGAGGGCTCCTGCGGGGTTTTCCGTATGGTAATGCCCCATCGTCTTGACATACTCTCCGCAGAGCGTTCGGGCGGGAATGACGGTGATATCGTAGCGGATACGGTGCTGCCGGAGCCACTTCCGGTCGTCGTCGTTCCGGGCAAGATCCCGGTACATAAAATAGAGGGGTTGATCGGAGGAGCAGCCGGGATCTGCGAGGACATCCCGCATCTCTTCAATCGTCCTTATCTGCGGCTCCGGTTTGGGCCCGTCCCAGTACCCGTTCATCTCCTCTTCTTACGGTACACGAATATATAATACCCTGCGCCGATGATCACGGCGAGAACGGCGACCAGGAAGACCGGGTTCGTGAAGATGGTGCCCTGTCTCTGCTCGAGCGCGACCCGGACCTTCATGGTGTCGGAGATCTTGCTGTTGTCGAGGTTGTCGCGGTAGCGGATCTCGGAGTCGATCCCGTACTCCTTCAGGGTGCCGGCGCCGTCGACATTCACCTCGAACCGTGCCGTCGCCGTCTCGCCGGGGGCAAGGTCGCCGAGGTAGGCAGTGTCGTCGCTGCTGGTGAAGGGGTCGACGGCGCTGATCCGGGCCTGGGCGTTGTAGACCGTCGCCGCTCCGGCGTTTCTGTACACGACCTCAAGGATGCTCTTCTGGCCCTGGTAGAGCGTTGCCTTCGGGGAGACTACCTCAAAGGCGATCTTCCCGCCGACGGGGATGCCGATCGTCGTTGCCCGCGAGGTCACTGCCTTCCCCTCGTAGTCCTCGTAGGCGATCGAGACGTCGAGCGGGTATGACTGGGGCTCGGCGGTATCGGCGACCGAGACCTTGAACCTCACGTCCACGGTCTCTCCCGGCTCGAACGTCCCGAGGTAGGCGTTGCCGTCGGTGGGGATGAGCGGGCTTGCACCGTTCCTCGCGATCTTCGCGATCGCGTTCTGCGCCGAGTCGGACCCGACGTTCTTCAGGGTCATGGAGACGTAGCCTTCCGTGCCGACGTTGAGCGACTCGGAGCGGACGTCAAGGACTTCGACGCGGAGGTCGGGCGTCACCCGGACCGTCAGCGGCAGGGTCGCGGTCTTCTTCTGGTAGTTGTAGCGGAGGGTGTCGCCCAGATCCTCGGCGTCCTGCAGGTAGGTGTAGGTCACCTCGAGCGGCAGCACGTAGGTGCCCGGTTCCGCGGAGTCCGCGACCTTCACGTTGAAGGTAGCGGCCCGGGAGGCGCCGCCCGTGATGTCGCTTAAGAACTGGGGATCCGTCTTGACGGTGAACGGCGTGCCCTCGCTCTTGAGAGCCGCGGTGGCCAGTTTTGCGGTGCTCGGCTGATCGTCGGGGGTGACGATCGTCGACCCGACCATTTTAATGGTATTCACGCCGCTATTGGCTATGTTCACGGTCAGGGCGGTCTCGGCACCCGGCGCGAACTGATTGGTGCCGGCGATCGTCGCCGAGAGTTCAGGGTTTCCATAGAGGTACTTGACTCCTTGCGCTGAGGCCGGCACGGCCAGGAGTGCCAGCAGGAGGAGTGCTACCGATATCTGTTGCCAACGCATCTCGTCACCTTGTTGTTATATTAGCAACAACATTTATCCCTGGAGGGTATATATACATACTGGCATGAATGCTTCCCGGGATCTTCCAGGCAACCTCCTCGAATCTCTTAAATCACTGGGACTTACGAAGTACGAAGCCCTCGTGTATATCGGCCTTCTCAGGGTGGCCGGTGCGACCGCGACAGAGATCCACGAGACCTCCGGGGTACCGCGCGCGTCCGTCTACCCGGTCCTCGACCGGCTCGTCCAGAAAGAACTGGTCAGCGTCTCGCACACCACGCCCAAGCGGTTCGATGCGATCCCTCCCGACCAGGGCGTGGAGAACCTGATGCGCCGGATCGAGAGCGACGCGGAGAGCGCCAGGGAGGCTCTCAACGCCCTTTACCGGGAGAAGGTGCCGGAGGCCCGGGGCACCCAGGAACTGATCTGGACCGTTTACGGAGAGGAGAATATCAAGACCCGTCTTGCGGAGATGTTCCGGAGCGCGGAACTGAGCGTTGAGGTGCTCGCGGCGTGCGATCTCCTGGAGGAAAACGTGCTCCCGATCCTCAACGCCGTTCCCGGCTCCGTCCAGGTCGATATCGTCACGGACTCCTGGCAGGGCGAGCAGCCTTCCGGGTTCGGCATCCATATCCTCCCCCTTGCGGCCCGGTGCGAGGCCTATTCCCCGCAGGGGAAACTGCTGCCGTACGAAAAGTCAGGTGTCTTTTTAGTGGACAACGCCCGGACGCTGCTCTGGCTGGGTTCGAGTGGAGAGCAGCCCTCGGCTCTCTACTCCGAGTCCGCGGGATTTGTCCAGTTTGTCAGGCGGCACATCGCCAGCGTCGCGGAGCGGGCGAGGGCTGCCGTTCAGTGATCCTCCAGGTAGCCCATCTCCCTGATATCGATCAACCCTTTGAGCGCCCTGGTCACCACCGGCCGCCCCGCCTCCCTGACGGCCGCAAGGGCGTTCGTGCCCCCGACCATCGCCACGCCGACGTATTGCGGGCTCACCGGGACCCCGAGCAGCGGGGCGTTCGGGACGCCGACGTCCAGGATGCCGGAGAACCCCATGGCCCCGAGCTCGTCGAGCACCGCCCCCATGAGCGGTTCGGCCTCCATGTGGCACTCGCGGAGGTTCGCGAGGATGTTGCCGTTCCCGCTGCGCATGACATCCAGGATCGACGTGGTCTTCTGGGAAATCAGGACCTCGAGCGGGTCGAGCGTGGTGTCGCGGTAGAGGATCATGCTCGTGAACCGTTGCGCCACCCGTCCTTCGACCTCGACGACCCCGCCTCCGATCGGGTTGATCGGGATGCCGTGCCGTAGAAGGAGCGCGTCGAGCGTGATGCTGCACATCGTGCAGATCGCGTGCTTGCCCTCCGGCACCATATAGCCGCCGACCTGTTCTCCCGGCCCGGCAACCCGGATCCGGTCACTGATGGTGATGCCGGCGCGGTGCGCCTCTTTCATGATGGAGAGCGCGAACTCGAGGTCGCCGCTCTCGATGAGCGAGAGGTTGTAGATGATCGCCCCGGTGTCGTCCTCCGGGCGGTAGGTCACCCTGAGCGCGTACTCCTCGATACGGTGGTTGGTGAACTTCAGGGGGACATGCATCATCTGATCTCTCGTGCGGCAGGGGAAAAAAGTGTTGCTCCCCATTGAAGTCTCCTGATTGGGGCCATACCCTCGTGACAACCGATAACTCCGGTCTCTCGTGCCGGCCGGACGATGCCCGTACCGATCACGGCTCTCATCGTCCGAAACGGATGCAAAACTTGTTCTACCTTCCTGCGATATTATACGATGAATGGAGAGTGGGACTCGGGAAAAAGCCCGGAATGTGCTGAAGCGGATCCTCACGGCAGCCTCCTACGATGTCGAGGAGGTCGGCGAGCCGCTGGATCTCTCCGCAATCGGAGAAGAGGACGTCATCGTGGTGCTCTGCTCCGACGACCCGGAGACGATCGAGAAGTTTGATTCGATGACTTACCGGCTGCGCACCTCCGGCGACGACCTGGTCTGCAGGAAGCTGCTCTTCACCCTCGATCCGGCGGTGCAGACGGAGGACTGCATCCGGTGGGGTGCGGACGAGCTCGCCCGCTACGCGGGCCGGGCCGTGCTTGCAGAGGTGCTCGGGGAGAGCCTGACCCTGGACCTGCCCCGGCCGTCGACGGCGTTCCGGGGCGAGCCGGCTGGAGGAGCGATCGGTGCGCCGGCGGAGCAGGAGTCGGAGGAGGGGCCGGAGCTCCCGCACCTCCCCCTCCGGGTCACTGAGAAGCGCGCCTGCGGCATCGCCGGGCTGCACGGGTCGGCGAAGTGCCGGTTCATCCCGTACTGGTGCTACCGTTACGTCAGCACCGGCGAGCGCGAGATAAAAGACCGGCTGGTCTCCTTCGACGCCGAAGGCTCCGGGGCCGTCAACGCCATCAACGGCATCAGGATGGACCTCGATCCCGGTACCGTCGAGTCCGGGCCGGTCCCCTTCGGCTCCGAGATCGTGCCCGGCCGGCTCGTGCGGGAGGATGTCGAGGACCAGATCGTGCGGGAGGTCATCGAACGGCTCACCCAGCGGATCCGGTTCCGCTACGAGAAGGGCGACGCCATCTTCTACGAGGAAAAGACTCTCAAACCCGACCGGAGCAACATCAATGTCAACCTTGAGACCGTCTACGTGCCGGTCTGGCAGGTGCGGGGCGGGAGCAAGATCGTCGAGGTCAACGGGTTCACCGGCGAGATCCTCTCGATGCCGATGGACGAGGGTGTCGAGCTGCTGTAGGTTGCCATGTTTGTCGTCATCGGCGGCGGACCCGCAGGGAGGCTTGGGGCGATGCGCCTCGCGCAGGCCGGGGCGGAGGTCCGGCTGATCGAGCAGCGCAAGATCGGGGGTCAGTGCCTGCACGAGCGGTGCATGACCATCTGCGCCTTGAACGACGTCGCCCGGCTCGTCGAGTACGCCCGGACCCAGAAGGACCTCGGGATCCTTGATACGGTCCCCGCGGTCTCCTACCCGGCGATACGGAGGAGGATCTGCGAGGTGCAGGAGAAACTCTCCTCGGTCCTCGACGCCGAGACCCGCCGGGCGGGGGTCGAGGTGATCTATGGTGCGGAAGGCCGGCTCGAGGGGAACCGCGTCTATATCGACGACGAGGAGGTCCGGGCGGACGCGGTCCTCGCGGCCACCGGGTCGCGCCCGGCCGTCCCCGATATCCCCGGCACCAGCCTCTCCGGCGTCTACACCTACCGGACGCTTCCCGCGATGCCCGACCTCCCCCGGCGGATGGTCATCGTCGGCGGCGGGGTGGTGGCGGCGGAGTTCGCCCACGTCTTCCGCGCTTTCGGGGCGGAGGTCGAGATCGTCGCCCGGCACGGGCTGCTCGGGAACCTCGATCCGAAGGTGCGCGCCGCCGCGCTGCGCGATCTCTCCGGGATCGGCATCCGCGAGCAGACCCCCGTCGCGAGCATCGAGGGGGCGGGCAGGG encodes:
- a CDS encoding glucose-6-phosphate isomerase family protein, whose protein sequence is MNGYWDGPKPEPQIRTIEEMRDVLADPGCSSDQPLYFMYRDLARNDDDRKWLRQHRIRYDITVIPARTLCGEYVKTMGHYHTENPAGALYPEIYEVLEGTGHYLLQTRSVDDVVMIEASAGDKILIPPGYGHVTINPGREDLVMANLVSPEFSSNYGPYGELRGAAYYEMEGGALVKNPRYPDAPPVRYCNPVEVPDLGIERGVGLYDLIGRPRSVAFLNHPEQFMEIFADVTGGCLVMR
- a CDS encoding COG1361 S-layer family protein — encoded protein: MRWQQISVALLLLALLAVPASAQGVKYLYGNPELSATIAGTNQFAPGAETALTVNIANSGVNTIKMVGSTIVTPDDQPSTAKLATAALKSEGTPFTVKTDPQFLSDITGGASRAATFNVKVADSAEPGTYVLPLEVTYTYLQDAEDLGDTLRYNYQKKTATLPLTVRVTPDLRVEVLDVRSESLNVGTEGYVSMTLKNVGSDSAQNAIAKIARNGASPLIPTDGNAYLGTFEPGETVDVRFKVSVADTAEPQSYPLDVSIAYEDYEGKAVTSRATTIGIPVGGKIAFEVVSPKATLYQGQKSILEVVYRNAGAATVYNAQARISAVDPFTSSDDTAYLGDLAPGETATARFEVNVDGAGTLKEYGIDSEIRYRDNLDNSKISDTMKVRVALEQRQGTIFTNPVFLVAVLAVIIGAGYYIFVYRKKRR
- a CDS encoding TrmB family transcriptional regulator — translated: MNASRDLPGNLLESLKSLGLTKYEALVYIGLLRVAGATATEIHETSGVPRASVYPVLDRLVQKELVSVSHTTPKRFDAIPPDQGVENLMRRIESDAESAREALNALYREKVPEARGTQELIWTVYGEENIKTRLAEMFRSAELSVEVLAACDLLEENVLPILNAVPGSVQVDIVTDSWQGEQPSGFGIHILPLAARCEAYSPQGKLLPYEKSGVFLVDNARTLLWLGSSGEQPSALYSESAGFVQFVRRHIASVAERARAAVQ
- a CDS encoding DUF128 domain-containing protein, with protein sequence MHVPLKFTNHRIEEYALRVTYRPEDDTGAIIYNLSLIESGDLEFALSIMKEAHRAGITISDRIRVAGPGEQVGGYMVPEGKHAICTMCSITLDALLLRHGIPINPIGGGVVEVEGRVAQRFTSMILYRDTTLDPLEVLISQKTTSILDVMRSGNGNILANLRECHMEAEPLMGAVLDELGAMGFSGILDVGVPNAPLLGVPVSPQYVGVAMVGGTNALAAVREAGRPVVTRALKGLIDIREMGYLEDH
- a CDS encoding dihydrolipoyl dehydrogenase family protein; translation: MFVVIGGGPAGRLGAMRLAQAGAEVRLIEQRKIGGQCLHERCMTICALNDVARLVEYARTQKDLGILDTVPAVSYPAIRRRICEVQEKLSSVLDAETRRAGVEVIYGAEGRLEGNRVYIDDEEVRADAVLAATGSRPAVPDIPGTSLSGVYTYRTLPAMPDLPRRMVIVGGGVVAAEFAHVFRAFGAEVEIVARHGLLGNLDPKVRAAALRDLSGIGIREQTPVASIEGAGRVRSVVLGDGEEIEADAVMLATGLVPRSESLQGLEKGPDGAVTVDSRMRTSVEGVYAAGDVIGPPYLTPAARREGVVAAENILGHETVMDYTGIPWAMSLRYDYAFATAGAGGLTLSAPAPAGPGSFWDVAGGWAGVAQIRVDPETGRIVGAAAGVPGASTLLSYIGYLMKRGVTVDDFDDIVEIHPSTDGIYPLARYAAGVLRKKNE